A region of Streptomyces sp. NBC_01788 DNA encodes the following proteins:
- a CDS encoding glycoside hydrolase family 3 N-terminal domain-containing protein: MTTAPWRDPALSAAARVDDLLSRMTLAEKVAQLYGVWVGAATDGDGVAPHQEQMNTDYDWDELITLGLGQLTRSFGTAPVNPALGAQALARAQRRIAEAGRFGIPAVAHEECLAGFTAWGATAYPVPLAWGATFDPELVEEMAGRIGRDMRSVGVHQGLAPVLDVVRDPRWGRVEETAGEDPYLVGTIGSAYVRGLESAGIVSTLKHFAGYASSAGARNLAPVRAGTREFADVTLPPFEMALREGGARSVMAAYTETDGVPASADPQLLTGLLREQWGFTGTVVADYFAIDFLRTLHRVAGTPAESAHLALAAGIDVELPTLKCYGKELVAAVQDGTVAESLVERAARRVLLQKCELGLLDEDWAADTPTESIDLDSAENRAVARRVAEESVVLLANPDGVLPLSPDTRIAVVGPRAADALAMLGCYSFPSHVGTQHPEVPMGIEIPTLLDALRGELPDAKVTFTEGCDVSEPDVSGFEEAVARAREADVCVAVLGDRSGLFGRGTSGEGCDVADLALPGVQGALLDALVETGVPVVLVLLTGRPYALGRWDGQLGAAVQAFFPGEEGGPAVAGVLSGRVNPSGRLPVSVPRGPGGQPWTYLQPPLGLAGEVSNLDPTPLYPFGHGVSYTAFEWSDFQGNDVIGIGTDGSYDVSVTVRNAGDRAGAEVVQLYLHDPVASVTRPDVRLIGYRRLELEPGESRRVTFRFHADLSAFTDRTGRRVVEPGALELRLATSASDVRHTAHLTLTGPVREVGAERRLHCGTEVSPTP; the protein is encoded by the coding sequence ATGACCACCGCCCCCTGGCGCGACCCCGCCCTGTCCGCCGCCGCCCGTGTCGACGACCTGCTGTCCCGGATGACCCTCGCGGAGAAGGTCGCCCAGCTCTACGGCGTGTGGGTGGGCGCCGCGACGGACGGCGACGGCGTCGCCCCGCACCAGGAGCAGATGAACACGGACTACGACTGGGACGAGCTGATCACCCTCGGGCTCGGTCAGCTCACCCGCTCCTTCGGCACCGCCCCCGTGAACCCGGCGCTGGGCGCGCAGGCACTGGCCCGCGCCCAGCGCCGGATCGCCGAGGCCGGCCGCTTCGGCATCCCGGCGGTCGCGCACGAGGAGTGCCTGGCGGGCTTCACCGCCTGGGGCGCGACCGCCTATCCGGTCCCGCTGGCGTGGGGCGCCACGTTCGATCCGGAGCTGGTGGAGGAGATGGCCGGCCGCATCGGGCGGGACATGCGCTCGGTGGGCGTGCACCAGGGGCTCGCGCCCGTCCTGGACGTGGTCCGCGACCCGCGCTGGGGCCGGGTCGAGGAGACCGCCGGCGAGGACCCGTACCTGGTCGGCACGATCGGCAGCGCGTACGTGCGGGGCCTGGAGTCGGCGGGGATCGTGTCCACGCTGAAGCACTTCGCCGGGTACGCCTCCTCGGCGGGCGCCCGCAACCTGGCCCCCGTGCGGGCCGGCACCCGGGAGTTCGCCGACGTCACGCTCCCGCCGTTCGAGATGGCGCTGCGCGAGGGCGGCGCGCGCTCGGTGATGGCCGCGTACACGGAGACGGACGGCGTCCCGGCCTCCGCGGACCCGCAGCTGCTCACCGGACTCCTGCGCGAGCAGTGGGGTTTCACCGGCACGGTGGTCGCCGACTACTTCGCCATCGACTTCCTGCGGACCCTGCACCGGGTCGCCGGCACCCCGGCCGAGTCGGCGCACCTGGCCCTGGCCGCCGGGATCGACGTCGAGCTGCCGACGCTCAAGTGCTACGGCAAGGAACTGGTCGCGGCGGTCCAGGACGGCACGGTCGCGGAGTCCCTGGTGGAGCGCGCGGCCCGCCGTGTCCTGCTCCAGAAGTGCGAACTGGGCCTGCTGGACGAGGACTGGGCCGCGGACACCCCCACCGAGTCGATCGACCTGGACTCCGCGGAGAACCGGGCCGTGGCCCGCCGGGTGGCCGAGGAGTCGGTGGTGCTGCTGGCCAACCCGGACGGGGTGCTGCCCCTCTCCCCCGACACCCGGATCGCGGTCGTCGGCCCCAGGGCGGCGGACGCCCTGGCCATGCTGGGCTGCTACTCCTTCCCCTCGCACGTGGGCACCCAGCACCCCGAGGTGCCCATGGGCATCGAGATCCCCACCCTGCTGGACGCCCTGCGCGGCGAACTGCCCGACGCGAAGGTGACGTTCACGGAGGGCTGCGACGTCTCCGAGCCCGACGTCTCGGGCTTCGAGGAGGCGGTCGCCCGGGCGCGGGAGGCCGACGTGTGCGTGGCCGTCCTCGGCGACCGCTCGGGCCTGTTCGGCCGGGGCACGTCCGGCGAGGGCTGCGACGTGGCGGACCTGGCGCTGCCCGGCGTGCAGGGCGCGCTGCTGGACGCGCTGGTGGAGACGGGCGTCCCCGTCGTCCTCGTCCTGCTCACCGGCCGCCCCTACGCGCTCGGCCGCTGGGACGGGCAGCTCGGCGCGGCCGTCCAGGCGTTCTTCCCGGGCGAGGAGGGCGGCCCGGCGGTCGCGGGCGTCCTGTCGGGCCGCGTGAACCCCTCGGGCCGGCTGCCGGTGAGCGTGCCGCGCGGGCCCGGCGGCCAGCCGTGGACGTACCTCCAGCCGCCGCTGGGCCTCGCGGGTGAGGTGAGCAACCTGGACCCGACCCCGCTGTACCCGTTCGGGCACGGGGTGTCCTACACGGCGTTCGAGTGGTCGGACTTCCAGGGCAACGATGTCATCGGGATCGGCACGGACGGCTCGTACGACGTCTCCGTGACCGTGCGCAACGCCGGTGACCGGGCCGGCGCGGAGGTCGTGCAGCTGTACCTGCACGACCCGGTGGCGTCGGTGACCCGCCCGGACGTCCGCCTGATCGGCTACCGGCGGCTGGAGCTGGAGCCCGGCGAGTCCCGCCGGGTGACCTTCCGCTTCCACGCGGACCTGTCCGCGTTCACCGACCGCACGGGCCGGCGCGTGGTCGAACCGGGCGCCCTGGAACTCCGCCTGGCCACATCGGCGTCGGACGTCCGCCACACGGCCCACCTGACCCTGACGGGCCCGGTACGGGAGGTCGGCGCGGAGCGCCGTCTGCACTGCGGGACAGAAGTCTCGCCGACGCCCTGA
- a CDS encoding carbohydrate ABC transporter permease, translating to MSHDTLPRRPLDAPEAGVTAATAHRRRHWTRRPNPLAGLGSVIWLVVVIIPIYAMISTSLTRQDESLGNALDPPKHPTLDNYNTVLHSGFGHLLANTVTVAAAVVAIVLVLCVPLAYVAVRTRSFWSGAAFRMFLLGVAIPAQAVVVPLYLMIAKLNLYDSLLAVILPTAAFAMPVSTLILTGTLRDISEELYEAMALDGASPTRMLFQLVIPMSKGGISTVVVYSALQAWNGFLFPLIFTQSDGPRVLTLGLFNYVSEFGVNIPALLASVVLSGIPIFAVYLVARRALVGGLMGVGGK from the coding sequence ATGTCACACGACACGCTGCCGCGCCGTCCGCTGGACGCTCCCGAGGCGGGGGTGACCGCGGCCACCGCGCACCGCCGCCGTCACTGGACCAGGCGCCCGAACCCGCTGGCCGGCCTCGGCTCGGTGATCTGGCTGGTCGTCGTGATCATCCCGATCTACGCGATGATCTCGACCTCGCTGACCCGGCAGGACGAGTCGCTGGGCAACGCCCTGGACCCGCCGAAGCACCCGACCCTGGACAACTACAACACCGTCCTGCACAGCGGGTTCGGCCATCTCCTCGCCAACACGGTCACCGTCGCGGCGGCGGTGGTGGCCATCGTCCTCGTACTGTGCGTCCCGCTCGCCTACGTCGCCGTCCGCACCCGCAGCTTCTGGTCGGGGGCGGCCTTCCGCATGTTCCTGCTCGGAGTCGCGATCCCGGCCCAGGCGGTCGTCGTGCCGCTCTACCTGATGATCGCCAAGCTGAACCTCTACGACAGCCTGCTCGCGGTCATCCTGCCGACGGCGGCCTTCGCGATGCCGGTCTCGACGCTCATCCTCACCGGCACCCTGCGGGACATCTCCGAGGAGCTCTACGAGGCGATGGCACTGGACGGCGCCTCCCCCACCAGGATGCTGTTCCAGCTCGTCATCCCGATGTCCAAGGGCGGCATCAGCACGGTCGTCGTCTACTCGGCCCTCCAGGCCTGGAACGGCTTCCTCTTCCCGCTGATCTTCACCCAGTCCGACGGCCCGCGCGTGCTGACCCTCGGACTGTTCAACTACGTCAGCGAGTTCGGAGTGAACATCCCCGCGCTGCTCGCCTCCGTCGTCCTCTCCGGCATCCCGATCTTCGCCGTCTACCTGGTGGCCCGGCGCGCCCTGGTGGGCGGCCTGATGGGCGTGGGCGGCAAGTGA
- a CDS encoding carbohydrate ABC transporter permease → MSSTVSTGTKGRPGQGVRAGRPHAAWALPGVLFFAFFAIAPMALAFYLSFTSWNGLGDPEPAGLANWRKLFNDPRLTQSITVTVLLTVVSWTFQTVISLLLGVWAAGRQRNRAVLSAIFFTPFLLSSTAIALLFYSLLDPNFGIIRGDTFGSTSGAFLAIVFVGGWQFIPFHTLIYQGGARQIPEVLYQAAAIDGAGRYRQFFSITLPQLRNTATTSSVLMIVGSLTYFETVLILTQGGPGTDTAILPYLMYEAGFKSYDFGYASAIASFLVVAATALSLLLVRLTGFGAMRSTREGM, encoded by the coding sequence GTGAGTTCGACGGTCTCCACCGGGACGAAGGGCAGGCCTGGGCAGGGCGTGCGGGCCGGTCGCCCGCACGCCGCCTGGGCCCTGCCCGGCGTTCTGTTCTTCGCCTTTTTCGCCATCGCACCGATGGCCCTGGCCTTCTACCTGTCCTTCACCTCGTGGAACGGCCTGGGCGACCCCGAACCGGCGGGGCTGGCCAACTGGCGGAAGCTGTTCAACGACCCGCGCCTGACCCAGTCGATCACGGTGACCGTGCTGCTCACCGTGGTCAGCTGGACCTTCCAGACGGTGATCTCGCTGCTGCTGGGCGTCTGGGCGGCCGGCCGCCAGCGCAACCGGGCGGTGCTGTCCGCGATCTTCTTCACGCCGTTCCTGCTGTCCTCGACGGCGATCGCGCTGCTCTTCTACTCCCTGCTCGACCCGAACTTCGGCATCATCCGCGGGGACACGTTCGGCTCGACGTCCGGCGCCTTCCTGGCGATCGTCTTCGTCGGCGGCTGGCAGTTCATCCCCTTCCACACCCTGATCTACCAGGGCGGGGCGCGGCAGATCCCGGAGGTCCTGTACCAGGCGGCGGCCATCGACGGCGCCGGCCGCTACCGCCAGTTCTTCTCGATCACCCTGCCCCAGCTGCGCAACACGGCGACCACGTCCAGCGTGCTGATGATCGTCGGCTCGCTCACCTACTTCGAGACCGTCCTGATCCTGACCCAGGGCGGCCCCGGGACGGACACCGCGATCCTGCCGTACCTGATGTACGAGGCGGGCTTCAAGAGCTACGACTTCGGTTACGCGAGCGCCATCGCGTCCTTCCTCGTCGTGGCCGCCACCGCGCTGTCGCTGCTGCTGGTCCGGCTGACCGGCTTCGGTGCCATGCGCAGCACCAGGGAAGGAATGTGA
- a CDS encoding ABC transporter substrate-binding protein: MESYSRRWFLGAGATTLITAGLTACGSGSGSGGSGDTLTAMVYGDDAVKVQSAAVKRFNASAAAKKAKGRIQLEKVPGSDYPAKLRTAMGSPHAPDVFFNWGGGSIKAYKDAGQLVDLTDTIGSDPVLKSGFLPSVLAAGALGGRNYGVPMRGMQPVMLFYNKAMFAEHKLQPPTTWDQLLDNNAKLKKAGIAPFALGGADVWPELMWLEYLVDRIGGPQVFEKIKNGDSSGWGDPAVLKAAQTVKQLIDDGAFGQGFSSVAYTNKGAPAVFAKGKAAMHLMGSWEYSTQLGEFPDFAKKNLGWCPFPKFDGGAGDIRNVVGNPTNYWSVNNRTSNKDAAIAFLKECASEQYAKDLIANGDIPTTSNAAKLLDAAPNPEFARFQYEMVQQAPAFTLSWDQAVDPNISTPMLTEINKLFVGKSSPSQFVSALQGLK, encoded by the coding sequence ATGGAGTCCTACAGCAGGCGCTGGTTTCTCGGCGCCGGCGCCACCACCCTCATCACCGCGGGCCTTACCGCCTGCGGTTCCGGCAGCGGCTCCGGCGGCTCGGGCGACACGCTCACGGCGATGGTGTACGGCGACGACGCGGTGAAGGTGCAGTCCGCGGCCGTCAAGCGGTTCAACGCCTCCGCCGCGGCCAAGAAGGCGAAGGGCCGGATCCAGCTGGAGAAGGTGCCGGGCTCGGACTACCCGGCCAAGCTGCGCACCGCGATGGGATCGCCGCACGCCCCTGACGTGTTCTTCAACTGGGGCGGCGGCTCCATCAAGGCGTACAAGGACGCGGGCCAGCTGGTCGACCTCACCGACACCATCGGGTCCGACCCGGTCCTCAAGAGCGGCTTCCTGCCCTCCGTGCTCGCGGCCGGGGCGCTCGGCGGCCGCAACTACGGCGTCCCGATGCGCGGCATGCAGCCGGTGATGCTCTTCTACAACAAGGCCATGTTCGCCGAGCACAAGCTCCAGCCGCCCACCACCTGGGACCAGCTGCTCGACAACAACGCCAAGCTGAAGAAGGCGGGCATCGCCCCGTTCGCGCTCGGCGGCGCCGACGTCTGGCCGGAACTGATGTGGCTGGAGTACCTGGTGGACCGCATCGGCGGGCCCCAGGTCTTCGAGAAGATCAAGAACGGCGACTCCTCCGGCTGGGGGGACCCGGCCGTCCTCAAGGCCGCCCAGACGGTCAAGCAGCTCATCGACGACGGCGCCTTCGGCCAGGGCTTCAGCTCGGTGGCGTACACCAACAAGGGCGCGCCGGCGGTCTTCGCCAAGGGCAAGGCGGCCATGCACCTGATGGGCTCGTGGGAGTACTCCACGCAGCTCGGCGAGTTCCCGGACTTCGCCAAGAAGAACCTGGGCTGGTGTCCGTTCCCGAAGTTCGACGGCGGCGCCGGCGACATCCGCAACGTCGTCGGCAACCCGACCAACTACTGGTCGGTGAACAACCGTACGTCCAACAAGGACGCGGCGATCGCGTTCCTGAAGGAGTGCGCCTCCGAGCAGTACGCCAAGGACCTGATCGCCAACGGCGACATCCCGACCACGTCCAACGCGGCCAAGCTGCTGGACGCCGCTCCCAACCCCGAGTTCGCCAGGTTCCAGTACGAGATGGTGCAGCAGGCCCCCGCCTTCACCCTGAGCTGGGACCAGGCGGTCGACCCGAACATCTCCACGCCGATGCTCACCGAGATCAACAAGCTGTTCGTGGGCAAGTCGAGCCCGAGCCAGTTCGTATCCGCGCTCCAGGGGCTGAAGTGA
- a CDS encoding LacI family DNA-binding transcriptional regulator, giving the protein MKPTKTAGTQTATLAEIAREAGVSAPTVSKVLNGRADVAPTTRSRVEELLRAHGYRRRRAEATRSPLIDVVFHELESAWAMEVIRGVENVARDAGLSVVLSESAGRLTPGRTWADQVAARRPHGVVLVLSGLDESQRALLTSRSIPFVVMDPAGDPGADVPSIGATNWQGGLAATRHLVELGHTRIGAISGPSRMMCSRARVDGYRAALETAGLPVDPSLIVTGDFHHEAGYRLGLKLLRREDRPTAVFAGNDLQALGVYEAARELGLRVPEDLSVVGFDDLPVARWVGPPLTTVRQPLTEMAEAAAKLVLDLGREEDAPAATRVELATSLVVRSSTAAPAK; this is encoded by the coding sequence ATGAAGCCGACGAAGACTGCAGGAACGCAGACCGCCACGCTCGCCGAGATCGCCCGCGAGGCCGGCGTGTCGGCTCCGACTGTTTCGAAGGTTCTCAACGGTCGTGCCGATGTCGCCCCGACCACCCGTTCCCGGGTCGAGGAACTGCTGCGGGCGCACGGCTACCGGCGCAGGCGGGCGGAGGCGACCCGCTCGCCGCTGATCGACGTGGTCTTCCACGAGCTGGAGAGCGCCTGGGCGATGGAGGTCATCCGGGGCGTGGAGAACGTGGCGCGGGACGCGGGGCTGAGCGTCGTGCTCTCCGAGAGCGCCGGCCGGCTCACTCCAGGGCGGACCTGGGCCGACCAGGTCGCCGCCCGCCGGCCGCACGGCGTGGTCCTGGTGCTGTCCGGGCTCGACGAGTCCCAGCGGGCGCTGCTGACCAGCCGCTCCATCCCGTTCGTGGTGATGGACCCGGCCGGCGACCCGGGTGCCGACGTGCCCTCGATCGGCGCCACCAACTGGCAGGGCGGGCTGGCCGCCACCCGGCACCTGGTGGAGCTCGGGCACACCCGCATCGGTGCCATCAGCGGGCCCTCCCGGATGATGTGCAGCCGCGCCCGCGTCGACGGCTACCGGGCCGCGCTGGAGACGGCCGGACTGCCGGTGGACCCGTCGCTGATCGTGACCGGCGACTTCCACCACGAGGCCGGCTACCGGCTCGGTCTGAAGCTGCTGCGCCGCGAGGACCGGCCGACCGCCGTCTTCGCGGGCAACGACCTCCAGGCGCTCGGCGTGTACGAGGCGGCGCGCGAACTGGGCCTGCGCGTCCCGGAGGACCTGAGCGTGGTCGGCTTCGACGACCTGCCGGTGGCGCGCTGGGTCGGGCCGCCGCTGACGACCGTGCGCCAGCCGCTGACGGAGATGGCCGAGGCGGCGGCGAAGCTGGTCCTCGACCTCGGGCGCGAGGAGGACGCGCCGGCGGCGACCCGGGTGGAGCTGGCCACGAGTCTGGTGGTGCGCAGCAGCACGGCGGCGCCCGCGAAGTGA
- a CDS encoding LCP family protein, with protein sequence MFLPVRGHNRGHDSDRGDTDGDSGSWDAGGESGRRSRALKAVGLGLTGVLMLGVAAAGLAYWHLNQNIKGVDINSALGDDRPPRPLSAPSANTADLPSGALNILVLGSDSRSGAQNKELGGGDSEGARSDTAMIVHIDAGRTSATVVSIPRDTLVTRPSCPLESGGSTAVAHYAMFNSAYSVGGPVCAVKTAEMLTGIRMDHYVEIDFSGFAKLVDAMGGVTVTTELDIDDDKSHLRLKAGTHHLDGTDALALARTRYGVGDGSDLGRIGLQQTLVKALLEQMSDSGLLNDPAGLYRVADAVTGSLTTDTGLDSLGELTTLGESLRGLSAQNVKTVTMPVVTAPWNPNRVVAQEPDAADLWTSLR encoded by the coding sequence ATGTTCCTCCCCGTGAGGGGACACAACAGGGGACATGACAGCGACCGGGGCGACACCGACGGCGACAGCGGGAGCTGGGACGCGGGCGGAGAATCCGGCCGGCGGTCACGGGCCCTGAAGGCCGTGGGACTCGGTCTGACGGGCGTCCTGATGCTGGGCGTCGCGGCGGCGGGCCTCGCGTACTGGCACCTGAACCAGAACATCAAGGGCGTCGACATCAACAGCGCGCTCGGGGACGACCGCCCGCCCAGACCGCTCAGCGCGCCGTCGGCCAACACGGCCGATCTGCCCAGCGGGGCCCTCAACATCCTGGTCCTCGGCTCGGACTCGCGCAGCGGCGCGCAGAACAAGGAACTCGGCGGCGGCGACAGCGAGGGCGCCCGCTCCGACACCGCGATGATCGTGCACATCGACGCGGGCCGGACCTCGGCGACCGTGGTGAGCATCCCGCGCGACACGCTGGTGACCCGCCCGTCCTGCCCGCTGGAGTCCGGTGGTTCCACGGCGGTGGCCCACTACGCCATGTTCAACAGCGCGTACTCGGTGGGCGGTCCGGTGTGCGCGGTCAAGACGGCCGAGATGCTCACCGGCATCCGCATGGACCACTACGTCGAGATCGACTTCTCCGGCTTCGCGAAGCTGGTGGACGCGATGGGCGGGGTCACCGTCACCACCGAGCTGGACATCGACGACGACAAGAGCCATCTGCGCCTGAAGGCCGGCACCCACCATCTGGACGGCACCGACGCCCTCGCCCTGGCCCGCACCCGGTACGGCGTGGGCGACGGCAGCGACCTGGGCCGCATAGGCCTCCAGCAGACGCTGGTCAAGGCGCTGCTGGAGCAGATGTCCGACTCCGGCCTGCTGAACGACCCCGCCGGGCTCTACCGGGTCGCCGACGCGGTGACCGGCAGCCTGACCACCGACACCGGCCTCGACTCGCTGGGCGAGCTGACGACCCTCGGCGAGAGCCTGCGGGGCCTGTCGGCGCAGAACGTGAAGACGGTGACCATGCCGGTGGTGACGGCCCCGTGGAACCCCAACCGGGTGGTGGCGCAGGAACCGGACGCGGCCGACCTGTGGACGTCGCTGCGGTGA
- a CDS encoding YciI family protein, which produces MPRYLSLVKIDESTVPAEGPSPELMQRMGELIEEVTKAGVMLDTAGLMPSAQGTRVHWEGGRISVTDGPFTESKEVVGGYAFMQCKDMAEAVEWTKRFLKVHEEFWTVTCEVREIAEG; this is translated from the coding sequence ATGCCGCGTTACCTGTCGCTTGTGAAGATCGACGAGAGCACCGTGCCCGCCGAGGGGCCCAGCCCCGAGCTGATGCAGCGGATGGGGGAACTGATCGAGGAGGTCACCAAGGCGGGAGTGATGCTGGACACCGCCGGGCTGATGCCGTCCGCGCAGGGCACCAGGGTGCACTGGGAGGGCGGGCGGATCTCCGTCACCGACGGGCCCTTCACGGAGTCGAAGGAGGTCGTCGGCGGCTACGCGTTCATGCAGTGCAAGGACATGGCGGAGGCCGTCGAGTGGACCAAGCGGTTCCTCAAGGTGCACGAGGAGTTCTGGACGGTGACGTGCGAGGTGCGCGAGATCGCCGAGGGCTGA
- a CDS encoding RNA polymerase sigma factor, with amino-acid sequence MEQQHARPTEPPGALEEDLETVFRLESPRVVAAVARIVRDIGIAEELTQDALVAALEQWPRDGLPGNPGAWLMTTARRRAVDLVRRRERYAHKLQEIGRNLEAVPPPEEPSAPDDIDDDLLRLVFTTCHPVLSAEARTALTLRLLGGLTTAEIARAFLVPESTVAQRIVRAKRLLAQRNVAFEVPYGPEREARLGSVLGVIYLIFNEGYAATAGDDWLRPGLCEDALRLARLLAGLMPKEPEAHALVALLEFQASRAAARTGPHGEPVLLKDQDRRRWNRMLIARGVAALARADTTGAPGPYALQAAIAACHARAYTYEETDWPAIVTLYSLLAARSPSPVVELNRAVAVSMAEGPAPALEIVDALAAEPALRAYHLLPSVRADLLARLGRTAEARAEFERAASLARNERERELLLRRAAENG; translated from the coding sequence GTGGAACAGCAGCACGCCCGGCCCACCGAACCCCCCGGCGCCCTGGAGGAAGACCTCGAGACCGTCTTCCGGCTGGAGTCGCCTCGGGTCGTCGCGGCCGTCGCCCGGATAGTGCGGGACATCGGCATCGCCGAGGAGCTGACGCAGGACGCCCTGGTCGCCGCGCTGGAGCAGTGGCCCCGGGACGGGTTGCCGGGAAACCCCGGCGCCTGGCTGATGACCACCGCCCGGCGCCGGGCCGTCGACCTGGTGCGCCGCCGGGAGCGGTACGCGCACAAGCTCCAGGAGATCGGCCGGAACCTGGAGGCGGTCCCGCCGCCCGAAGAGCCCTCGGCCCCGGACGACATCGACGACGACCTGCTGCGCCTGGTCTTCACCACCTGCCACCCCGTGCTGTCCGCCGAGGCGCGCACCGCCCTCACCCTGCGGCTGCTCGGCGGCCTGACGACGGCCGAGATCGCCCGCGCCTTCCTCGTGCCCGAGTCGACGGTCGCCCAGCGGATCGTGCGCGCCAAACGCCTCCTGGCCCAGCGGAACGTCGCCTTCGAGGTGCCGTACGGCCCCGAGCGCGAGGCCCGGCTCGGCTCGGTCCTCGGCGTCATCTACCTGATCTTCAACGAGGGGTACGCCGCGACGGCCGGCGACGACTGGCTGCGCCCGGGGCTGTGCGAGGACGCGCTGCGCCTGGCCCGGCTGCTGGCCGGCCTGATGCCGAAGGAACCTGAGGCGCACGCCCTGGTGGCCCTCCTGGAGTTCCAGGCCTCCCGCGCCGCCGCCCGCACCGGTCCGCACGGCGAACCGGTGCTGCTCAAGGACCAGGACCGCCGCCGCTGGAACCGCATGCTCATCGCCCGTGGTGTCGCCGCGCTGGCCCGCGCCGACACCACCGGGGCCCCCGGTCCGTACGCCCTGCAGGCTGCCATCGCCGCCTGCCACGCGCGCGCGTACACCTATGAGGAGACCGACTGGCCCGCCATCGTCACCCTGTACTCCCTCCTGGCCGCCCGGTCCCCTTCCCCCGTCGTGGAGCTGAACCGCGCGGTCGCCGTTTCGATGGCAGAGGGACCGGCCCCGGCCCTGGAGATCGTCGACGCCCTGGCCGCCGAGCCCGCCCTGCGCGCCTACCACCTGCTGCCCAGCGTCCGCGCGGACCTGCTGGCCCGTCTCGGACGCACGGCGGAGGCGCGCGCCGAGTTCGAACGGGCGGCGTCCCTGGCCCGCAACGAGCGGGAGCGGGAACTGCTGTTGAGGCGGGCCGCCGAGAACGGCTGA
- a CDS encoding class I SAM-dependent methyltransferase — protein MNDHLHAFASLLTPEGRALLDEVRGTEPADELAVATRLRREHPAELVSAALGQARLRQRAAAKFGAEDAGRMFFTPNGVEQSTRASVAAHRAARLRESGVTSVADLCCGIGGDAIALARAGIRVLAVDRDPLTAAAARANTEALGVADLIEVREADVTEVDTASYDAVFVDPARRAAGGRGARIFDPEAYSPPLSWAVGAALRAPRAALKIAPGIPHELVPPQAEAEWISDGGDVKEAVLWFGTEPGLIRATLLPGPRTLRGRGLPDPAVRTPGRYLYEPDGAVIRAHLVAEVAQELDGGLIDATIAYVTADELRPTPYATAYEITDRLPFNVKKLKALLREREVGTLTVKKRGSAVEPEELRRKVLPKPHGKNAATVFLTRVAGAPAMLIGHPAA, from the coding sequence GTGAACGACCACCTCCACGCCTTCGCCTCGCTGCTCACCCCCGAGGGCCGCGCCCTCCTCGACGAGGTGCGCGGCACCGAACCCGCCGACGAACTCGCCGTCGCCACCCGGCTGCGCCGTGAGCACCCCGCCGAACTGGTGTCGGCGGCGCTCGGCCAGGCCCGGCTGCGGCAGCGGGCGGCCGCGAAGTTCGGGGCCGAGGACGCGGGCCGGATGTTCTTCACGCCGAACGGCGTGGAGCAGTCGACGCGGGCGAGCGTGGCGGCCCACCGGGCGGCCCGGCTGCGGGAGTCGGGGGTGACCTCGGTCGCGGACCTGTGCTGCGGGATCGGCGGCGACGCGATCGCCCTCGCCCGCGCCGGGATCCGGGTCCTCGCCGTGGACCGGGACCCGCTGACCGCCGCCGCGGCCCGCGCGAACACCGAGGCGCTCGGGGTGGCGGACCTGATCGAGGTGCGGGAGGCGGACGTCACGGAGGTCGACACGGCCTCGTACGACGCGGTGTTCGTGGATCCGGCCCGCAGAGCGGCAGGAGGAAGGGGCGCGCGCATCTTCGACCCGGAGGCGTACTCGCCGCCGCTGTCCTGGGCCGTCGGCGCCGCGCTCCGGGCGCCCCGCGCGGCCCTGAAGATCGCCCCCGGCATCCCGCACGAGCTGGTCCCGCCGCAGGCCGAGGCCGAATGGATCTCCGACGGCGGGGACGTGAAGGAGGCGGTGCTGTGGTTCGGCACCGAGCCGGGCCTGATCAGGGCCACCCTGCTGCCCGGCCCGCGCACCCTGCGCGGCCGCGGCCTGCCCGACCCCGCGGTCCGCACCCCGGGCCGCTACCTGTACGAGCCCGACGGCGCCGTCATCCGCGCCCACCTGGTCGCCGAGGTCGCCCAGGAGCTCGACGGCGGCCTGATCGACGCGACCATCGCGTACGTGACCGCCGACGAGCTCCGCCCCACCCCGTACGCCACCGCCTACGAGATCACCGACCGGCTGCCCTTCAACGTCAAGAAGCTCAAGGCGCTGCTGCGGGAGCGCGAGGTGGGCACGCTGACCGTGAAGAAGCGGGGCTCGGCGGTGGAGCCCGAGGAACTGCGCAGGAAGGTCCTTCCGAAGCCGCACGGGAAGAACGCGGCGACGGTGTTCCTCACCCGCGTCGCGGGGGCCCCTGCCATGCTGATCGGCCACCCGGCGGCCTGA